From one Eucalyptus grandis isolate ANBG69807.140 chromosome 9, ASM1654582v1, whole genome shotgun sequence genomic stretch:
- the LOC104419682 gene encoding agamous-like MADS-box protein TM6, with protein MGRGKIEIQKIENDTNRQVTYSKRRNGIFKKAHELTVLCDARVSILMLSGNKKLHEYISPTTTTKRMIDDYQKALGIDLWTTHYDRMQEELRKLKEVNNNFRKEIRQILGHDLNELSFAELHSLEQTIESSVNSVRQRKYHVLKTQTDTHKKKVKALEHRYTELLLESGATYEDLQYGLSEDIEGDYESAVTNLSNHTGASAMYALRLHPSDHDLSSEGHFVPDLSLN; from the exons atgggtAGAGGGAAGATAGAGATACAGAAGATAGAGAACGACACGAACAGGCAAGTGACCTACTCGAAGCGGAGGAATGGCATCTTCAAGAAAGCCCACGAGCTCACCGTCCTCTGCGACGCTAGGGTTTCCATCCTCATGCTCTCCGGCAACAAGAAGCTCCACGAGTACATCAGCCCCACCACCAC GACAAAAAGGATGATTGATGATTACCAGAAGGCTCTTGGGATCGATCTGTGGACTACACACTACGAT AGAATGCAAGAGGAGTTGAGGAAACTGAAGGAGGTTAATAACAATTTTCGGAAGGAAATAAG GCAGATATTGGGCCACGATTTGAACGAGCTGAGCTTCGCAGAACTGCACAGTCTCGAGCAGACGATCGAGTCTTCTGTCAATTCAGTGCGGCAAAGAAAG TACCATGTCCTCAAGACTCAAACTGATACTCACAAGAAAAAG GTGAAAGCCTTAGAGCACAGATATACAGAACTTCTTCTAGAATCT ggagCGACATATGAGGATCTACAATATGGACTAAGTGAAGATATTGAGGGTGATTATGAATCTGCCGTCACCAACTTGTCCAACCACACCGGAGCATCGGCCATGTATGCTCTCCGGCTTCATCCGAGCGACCATGATCTCTCCAGTGAAGGACATTTCGTGCCTGACTTGAGCCTCAACTGA